The Halalkalibacter krulwichiae genome has a segment encoding these proteins:
- a CDS encoding DEAD/DEAH box helicase, translated as MSNFQNIGISQMLVEQMKLLGITDPTEIQEKAIPLVLKGKDVIAQSQTGTGKTFAFLLPIIDSIDSNDRSVQALIIAPTRELALQITSEAQKLLEAYPECHVLPIYGGQDVEQQLRKLAGAIHLIIATPGRLLDHIRRETVSLHNVKKLVLDEADQMLHMGFLGEVEKIIEQTSNDRQTLLFSATMPEEIRQLSSKYLKNPEHLSIKKRSMILDEITQIVIKTTDRGKQEALRAIIKEEQPFLGIIFCRTQRRTNKLYEALHEKGYLVEVLHGGLSQAKREEVMSMFREARVQYLVATDVAARGLDVEGVTHVFNYDIPHDVESYIHRIGRTGRGGEVGRAITFVASKDRHYLDLIEKGIGKKLNDRSHNVGKPLHQTR; from the coding sequence ATGAGTAATTTTCAAAATATAGGAATTAGTCAAATGTTAGTTGAACAAATGAAATTATTAGGAATTACAGATCCGACAGAAATACAAGAAAAAGCTATCCCTCTCGTGTTGAAAGGTAAAGATGTGATTGCTCAATCACAAACAGGTACAGGGAAAACATTTGCTTTTCTTTTACCAATTATTGATTCCATTGATTCCAATGATCGGTCTGTACAAGCTCTCATTATTGCACCAACTAGGGAATTAGCTCTTCAAATTACGTCGGAAGCCCAGAAGTTACTTGAAGCCTATCCGGAATGCCATGTTCTTCCTATATATGGAGGGCAAGATGTAGAACAACAATTAAGAAAGCTTGCAGGTGCAATTCACCTTATCATCGCGACACCAGGTAGACTTCTTGATCACATTCGTCGTGAAACGGTAAGTTTACACAACGTAAAAAAGCTAGTGTTAGATGAAGCAGATCAAATGTTGCATATGGGCTTTTTAGGTGAAGTAGAGAAAATCATTGAACAAACATCAAATGATCGACAAACTTTGTTATTTTCAGCTACGATGCCAGAAGAAATTCGTCAACTCTCTAGCAAATATTTAAAGAACCCTGAACACCTTTCAATTAAAAAAAGAAGCATGATATTAGACGAGATTACACAAATTGTCATTAAGACGACAGATCGTGGCAAGCAGGAAGCTTTACGAGCAATTATTAAAGAGGAACAACCGTTTTTAGGGATTATCTTTTGTCGTACGCAAAGAAGAACGAATAAATTATATGAAGCATTACACGAAAAAGGATATTTAGTCGAAGTATTACATGGTGGATTGTCCCAAGCTAAGCGAGAAGAAGTGATGAGTATGTTTCGTGAAGCTAGAGTACAATATTTAGTTGCTACAGATGTGGCAGCTAGGGGGTTGGATGTGGAAGGTGTAACACATGTATTCAATTATGATATTCCACATGATGTCGAAAGCTATATACATCGGATTGGACGAACAGGACGTGGGGGAGAAGTTGGGCGTGCAATTACATTTGTGGCTTCAAAAGATCGACATTACTTAGACCTAATTGAAAAAGGAATTGGAAAAAAATTAAATGACAGATCTCATAATGTAGGGAAACCTTTGCATCAAACCAGATAA
- a CDS encoding 5'-deoxyadenosine deaminase — MSKVLIKQAEVVTMNEKNEIVKCDILIEHDRIKEIGVDLKVNDVEKVIDGRNKTVIPGFVQTHVHLCQTLFRGRADDLELMDWLKTRIWPLEAAHDEESLYYSALLGLGELIQSGTTSIVDMETVHFTDLAFQAIASSGIRALSGKVMMDKGDEVPIALQESTEHSIQESVDLLEKWHNFDHGRIKYAFSPRFVISCTETLLREVSTLSSSYEVNVHTHASENRGEIQIVEEETGMRNIEYLDYLQLANQRLILAHCVWLNDREKQIIKERGVHVSHCPGSNLKLASGVAEIPSLLHREISVSLGADGAPCNNNLDMFNEMRLAALIQKPANGPTSMDARTVLKMATIGGAKAIGLGDEIGSIEVGKKADLIILNLNDFHTYPSYDVDPISRIVYSATRADVETSIINGKIVMENRILKTIDKSIVLKEANGSIKRMIKRISELT; from the coding sequence ATGAGCAAAGTTTTAATTAAGCAAGCTGAAGTTGTTACAATGAATGAGAAAAATGAGATAGTAAAATGCGATATACTGATTGAACACGACCGGATTAAAGAAATAGGAGTAGATTTGAAAGTAAATGATGTAGAGAAGGTTATTGATGGAAGGAATAAAACTGTCATTCCTGGTTTTGTTCAAACACACGTACATCTATGTCAAACTCTTTTTAGAGGTAGAGCTGATGACTTAGAATTAATGGATTGGTTAAAGACACGTATATGGCCGCTTGAAGCAGCTCATGACGAGGAATCATTGTATTATTCTGCTTTGCTTGGATTAGGAGAGTTAATCCAAAGCGGTACGACATCAATTGTCGATATGGAAACTGTTCACTTTACAGATTTAGCGTTTCAGGCGATCGCTTCAAGTGGGATTCGTGCATTATCAGGTAAGGTGATGATGGATAAAGGAGATGAAGTCCCAATAGCCTTGCAAGAATCGACTGAACATTCGATACAAGAAAGTGTTGATTTATTAGAGAAATGGCATAACTTTGATCACGGCAGAATTAAATATGCTTTCTCACCACGTTTTGTCATCTCTTGTACAGAGACATTACTTAGGGAAGTTTCAACGTTATCTTCCTCGTATGAGGTTAATGTTCACACTCACGCTTCTGAAAACCGAGGAGAAATTCAAATAGTAGAAGAAGAAACGGGAATGAGAAACATAGAGTACTTAGATTACTTACAGCTGGCAAATCAACGTCTTATTTTAGCTCATTGTGTCTGGTTAAACGATCGTGAAAAACAAATTATTAAAGAAAGAGGAGTTCATGTCAGTCATTGTCCAGGTTCAAATTTAAAATTAGCTTCTGGAGTTGCGGAGATTCCAAGTTTGCTACATCGTGAAATCTCCGTTAGTCTTGGTGCCGATGGAGCACCGTGCAACAATAATTTAGACATGTTTAATGAAATGCGTTTAGCAGCTTTGATTCAAAAGCCTGCGAATGGGCCAACATCAATGGATGCCAGAACGGTATTAAAAATGGCTACAATTGGCGGAGCGAAAGCAATCGGGTTAGGAGACGAGATAGGTTCAATTGAAGTTGGCAAAAAAGCAGATCTTATCATCCTTAATTTAAATGATTTTCATACGTATCCTTCTTATGATGTTGATCCAATCTCTAGAATTGTGTATTCTGCAACACGAGCTGATGTTGAGACATCGATTATAAATGGGAAAATCGTTATGGAAAATAGAATTTTGAAAACGATTGATAAATCAATAGTACTTAAAGAGGCCAATGGCTCAATCAAAAGAATGATTAAGAGGATAAGTGAGCTCACGTAA
- a CDS encoding heavy metal translocating P-type ATPase has product MFKEKEVTFSISGMTCAACSTRVEKGIKRIDGVADANVNLTTERASVKYDPEEVSVDQLTKKVEGLGYQVRELKADFTVSGMTCAACANRIEKKLNQLPGIKQANVNLALETASVQFLEGAIDVPDMKSAVEKLGFGLKEKERTRERENSKEKEMEKQLGKFLFSIILTLPLVWAMVTHFEFTSFIWMPDMFMNPWVQLALATPVQFVVGSQFYIGAYKALRNKSANMDVLVALGTSAAYFYSIYLGFEAMQLGIVMPDLYFETSAVIITLIVLGKLFEVRAKGKTSKAIQKLLGLKVKSATVIRNGKMVSVPLENVHVGDRLIVKPGEKIPVDGLIIAGHSAVDESMITGESIPVDKGEGDEVIGSTLNKNGSLTMIAEKVGKDTALSQIIKIVENAQGSKANIQRMTDKVSGVFVPVVVGIAIVSFFIWYLFITPGNVGQALIPTISILVIACPCALGLATPTSIMAGSGRAAELGLLFKGGEHLENTQMIQTIVLDKTGTVTKGEPTVTDLLPEETFDKKELLKLIASAESKSEHPLAQAIVNQAEKEGLVLSNVDQFKAVPGQGIEAVVDGYSMLIGTKKLLSEANVLFMDAIEEMTRLENDGKTVMLVAIAGQFAGLIAVADVVKPTSKQAVERLHNLGLDVIMLTGDNERTAKAIAKQVGIDHVVAEVLPEEKSAAIEKLQRKGKKVAMVGDGLNDAPALAIADIGMAIGTGADVAIEAADVTLMRGDLNSVADAIIMSRKTMVNIKQNLFFAFVYNSVGIPIAAIGLLAPWVAGAAMAFSSVSVVLNALRLQKTNL; this is encoded by the coding sequence ATGTTTAAAGAGAAAGAGGTTACTTTTTCTATTTCTGGAATGACCTGTGCTGCTTGTTCAACTAGGGTAGAAAAAGGAATTAAAAGGATTGATGGAGTTGCAGATGCTAATGTGAACTTGACTACGGAGCGTGCCAGCGTAAAGTATGACCCTGAAGAAGTATCCGTCGATCAATTAACGAAAAAAGTAGAAGGTCTAGGATACCAAGTACGTGAGCTGAAGGCGGATTTCACAGTATCTGGTATGACTTGTGCGGCCTGTGCCAATCGGATTGAAAAAAAGTTAAATCAATTGCCAGGTATCAAGCAGGCAAATGTAAATCTAGCATTAGAAACGGCAAGCGTACAGTTTTTAGAAGGTGCAATTGACGTTCCAGATATGAAATCTGCTGTGGAGAAACTAGGTTTCGGGTTAAAGGAAAAAGAAAGAACGAGAGAACGAGAGAACTCGAAAGAGAAAGAGATGGAGAAGCAATTAGGTAAATTCTTGTTCTCCATAATTTTAACATTACCCCTTGTTTGGGCAATGGTCACTCATTTTGAATTTACATCGTTTATTTGGATGCCTGACATGTTTATGAATCCTTGGGTACAACTTGCATTAGCTACTCCTGTTCAATTTGTAGTCGGTTCACAATTTTATATAGGGGCTTATAAAGCACTACGAAACAAGAGTGCAAATATGGATGTACTTGTCGCTTTAGGTACTTCTGCTGCTTATTTTTATAGTATTTATCTTGGGTTTGAAGCAATGCAACTTGGAATCGTAATGCCAGATTTATATTTTGAAACATCGGCAGTCATTATTACTTTAATCGTATTAGGGAAGTTATTTGAAGTACGAGCAAAAGGGAAAACGAGCAAAGCAATTCAGAAGCTCCTTGGTTTAAAAGTGAAAAGCGCTACCGTAATTCGAAATGGAAAAATGGTTTCTGTACCGCTTGAAAATGTTCACGTTGGGGACCGACTTATCGTGAAACCAGGAGAGAAAATACCAGTTGATGGTTTGATTATTGCTGGACATTCTGCTGTTGATGAGTCAATGATAACAGGTGAGAGTATACCAGTAGATAAAGGAGAAGGAGATGAAGTTATTGGCTCCACTCTAAATAAGAATGGCTCTCTAACAATGATTGCTGAGAAGGTTGGAAAAGATACGGCATTATCACAAATCATTAAAATCGTGGAAAATGCCCAAGGCTCAAAAGCGAATATACAAAGGATGACAGATAAAGTTTCAGGGGTATTTGTCCCGGTTGTTGTTGGGATTGCGATAGTCTCCTTTTTCATATGGTATCTTTTTATTACACCAGGGAATGTTGGGCAAGCGCTAATTCCGACAATTTCTATTCTAGTTATTGCGTGTCCGTGTGCATTGGGACTTGCAACGCCAACTTCTATTATGGCAGGATCGGGTCGTGCCGCTGAACTAGGATTACTGTTTAAAGGTGGTGAACATTTAGAAAATACTCAAATGATACAGACCATCGTTTTAGATAAAACAGGAACGGTTACAAAAGGGGAGCCAACGGTAACGGATCTCTTACCTGAGGAAACATTTGATAAGAAAGAGCTATTAAAGTTAATTGCTTCGGCTGAGAGTAAATCAGAACATCCGTTAGCGCAAGCTATTGTAAACCAGGCAGAAAAAGAAGGACTTGTTTTATCAAATGTTGATCAATTCAAAGCAGTGCCAGGTCAAGGGATAGAAGCTGTTGTTGATGGTTATTCAATGTTAATTGGTACAAAAAAATTATTAAGTGAAGCAAACGTATTATTTATGGACGCAATAGAAGAAATGACCCGTTTGGAAAATGATGGTAAAACAGTGATGCTTGTTGCTATAGCTGGTCAATTTGCAGGTTTAATTGCGGTAGCTGATGTTGTTAAGCCCACATCGAAACAGGCAGTAGAAAGGTTGCATAACCTTGGACTTGACGTCATTATGTTAACAGGAGACAACGAGCGTACGGCTAAAGCGATTGCGAAACAAGTTGGGATCGATCATGTTGTAGCTGAAGTTCTTCCAGAAGAAAAAAGCGCTGCTATTGAAAAGCTTCAACGAAAAGGCAAGAAGGTAGCTATGGTGGGTGATGGATTAAATGATGCTCCAGCATTAGCTATAGCAGATATTGGTATGGCAATTGGAACAGGGGCGGATGTGGCTATCGAAGCAGCTGATGTTACCTTAATGCGCGGGGACTTAAATAGCGTAGCAGATGCAATTATAATGAGCCGCAAAACAATGGTGAACATAAAGCAGAATCTCTTTTTTGCTTTTGTCTATAACTCCGTAGGAATTCCGATTGCAGCAATTGGTTTACTTGCACCTTGGGTCGCAGGAGCTGCAATGGCATTTAGTTCTGTATCGGTTGTCTTAAATGCACTTAGATTGCAAAAAACGAACCTTTAA
- a CDS encoding YwbE family protein, producing the protein MSGQERKHIKSGIEVDIILKQDQRTGKTTRGIVKDILTKSPYHPHGIKVRLQNGQVGRVKQIIESSC; encoded by the coding sequence ATCTCTGGTCAAGAAAGAAAGCATATAAAGTCGGGAATAGAAGTTGATATTATCTTGAAGCAAGATCAACGTACTGGGAAAACAACGCGGGGAATTGTGAAGGACATACTAACAAAATCTCCTTACCACCCACATGGAATTAAAGTTAGATTACAAAATGGCCAAGTAGGAAGAGTAAAACAAATTATTGAAAGTAGTTGCTAA
- a CDS encoding Ger(x)C family spore germination protein, whose amino-acid sequence MKQMFFILTLLVCMSGCNNPHIDRPVIEDLGMIGVMGFDYIDEENTRVSVTIPQPNKSAQEAIQHFQTDVRLPHQSLMDISTLTDKTLSPAQLRVILFSEEYARNIGIWKIVENLYRDPHIGANIFIAVVKGSVEELLNAEYKDKPELNIYLTELLTPRTLTAFSPFTTIRDFVFRNTDEVSDPSVPYLERIDEQSIKITKVALFKNDKMVALLDPEQAKLVEAMKKRKKLPDIAVMIPPPVRSNRQEDEMVILKFVDTKYHTKVNGNLKKPTIYIYLYIRGSVVDYDGVRNLEENEQRKEIELAIESQLEEKVLSTVNHFQELSIDPVGFGDPFRIRNAKGWTKEMWNQAFKQAEISTHVETRIISTGAIK is encoded by the coding sequence ATGAAGCAAATGTTTTTCATTCTGACTCTTCTAGTTTGTATGAGTGGTTGTAACAATCCACATATCGATAGACCTGTTATTGAGGATTTAGGAATGATAGGAGTAATGGGATTTGACTACATAGACGAAGAAAATACTAGAGTTTCTGTTACCATCCCCCAGCCTAATAAATCAGCACAGGAAGCCATTCAACATTTTCAGACAGACGTAAGATTGCCGCATCAGTCATTAATGGATATTTCAACCTTAACAGATAAAACGTTATCCCCAGCTCAATTACGTGTGATTTTATTTAGTGAAGAATATGCAAGAAACATTGGCATTTGGAAAATAGTAGAAAATTTATATCGTGACCCTCATATAGGTGCAAACATCTTTATTGCTGTTGTCAAAGGAAGTGTGGAAGAACTCCTCAATGCCGAATACAAAGACAAGCCTGAACTAAACATATATTTAACTGAGTTATTAACACCGAGAACGTTAACGGCGTTTAGCCCATTTACAACGATTCGAGATTTTGTATTTCGTAATACCGATGAAGTGTCTGATCCTTCCGTTCCATATTTAGAAAGGATTGATGAACAATCAATTAAAATTACGAAGGTCGCTTTATTTAAAAATGATAAAATGGTTGCTTTATTAGATCCTGAGCAGGCAAAACTAGTTGAAGCGATGAAAAAGAGAAAAAAATTACCAGATATAGCTGTTATGATTCCTCCGCCTGTTCGTTCCAATAGGCAAGAGGATGAAATGGTCATATTAAAGTTTGTAGATACTAAGTATCACACAAAGGTGAACGGGAATTTAAAGAAGCCAACCATTTATATCTATTTATACATTAGAGGAAGTGTTGTTGATTATGATGGGGTTAGAAATCTAGAAGAAAATGAACAGAGAAAAGAGATTGAGCTAGCAATTGAATCACAACTAGAAGAAAAAGTTTTGTCAACTGTTAATCATTTTCAAGAACTTTCCATTGATCCAGTAGGTTTTGGAGATCCATTTCGAATTCGAAATGCAAAAGGATGGACGAAGGAAATGTGGAATCAAGCTTTTAAGCAAGCGGAAATCTCTACACATGTAGAAACTAGAATTATTTCAACTGGCGCAATCAAATAA
- a CDS encoding GerAB/ArcD/ProY family transporter produces the protein MDKGNFKKLNKYHVIFLAQNTMIGIGLFSLPSDISDAGYNLWLVPIFLGILANATLIPIIMLCKKFPNDHLFKISEKVLGKVVGKGLNVIFFVYALLACCSVSRSYVRVLQTITLPEYTIAVPSILLYFVMYCIAHGGVKSLARFCIFSFFVTGWLVYFIRWPFQMGNWYNAIPTFEISMYGWLQALFHGSMSMFGYGLILFYYPYIQDQKKAFVHTSIGIWIAVSYYVAVSLGSVVYFSPWQLDQLLFPVLNLLQAVQLEFVERIETFGTTLWVFLILSTTAVYLWVAKKGLDALFSHHQNRTWHLIIVAFISWFLFAGPIPYDIQDIIFDDWGVFYGYGLILVPILLLIANKIKHRKQKQQTEEAASS, from the coding sequence ATGGATAAAGGGAATTTCAAGAAATTAAATAAATATCATGTTATTTTTCTTGCGCAAAATACGATGATTGGTATTGGATTGTTTTCTTTACCGAGCGACATTAGCGATGCTGGTTATAATTTATGGCTCGTTCCCATTTTTCTTGGGATATTAGCAAATGCTACGTTAATTCCGATAATAATGCTTTGTAAAAAATTCCCCAATGATCATCTTTTTAAAATTTCAGAAAAAGTGTTAGGGAAAGTTGTTGGAAAAGGATTAAATGTTATTTTCTTTGTTTACGCGCTGTTAGCATGCTGTAGTGTAAGTCGGAGTTATGTCCGTGTCTTACAAACTATTACATTGCCGGAGTATACAATAGCAGTCCCATCTATCCTGCTTTACTTTGTCATGTATTGCATTGCACATGGTGGTGTTAAATCACTAGCTAGATTTTGTATTTTTTCTTTCTTTGTTACAGGTTGGCTCGTCTATTTTATAAGATGGCCTTTTCAAATGGGCAACTGGTATAATGCCATTCCAACATTTGAGATTAGCATGTACGGGTGGTTACAAGCATTATTTCATGGTTCTATGTCGATGTTCGGTTATGGATTAATCTTGTTTTATTACCCTTATATCCAAGATCAGAAAAAAGCATTTGTTCACACTTCAATTGGTATCTGGATCGCCGTTTCTTATTATGTCGCTGTTTCATTAGGAAGTGTCGTCTATTTTTCTCCGTGGCAATTAGATCAGTTGTTGTTTCCTGTTTTAAATTTGTTACAAGCCGTGCAATTAGAGTTTGTCGAAAGGATAGAAACATTTGGAACAACATTATGGGTTTTTCTCATTTTGTCGACAACCGCTGTTTATTTGTGGGTTGCGAAGAAAGGCTTAGATGCACTTTTTTCTCATCACCAAAACCGGACTTGGCATTTAATCATCGTCGCTTTTATTTCGTGGTTTCTCTTTGCTGGACCAATCCCATATGATATCCAAGATATTATATTTGATGATTGGGGTGTGTTTTACGGTTATGGTTTAATCCTTGTCCCCATTTTGTTATTAATTGCGAATAAGATCAAGCATAGAAAGCAAAAACAGCAAACAGAGGAGGCTGCATCTTCATGA
- a CDS encoding gamma-glutamylcyclotransferase family protein, whose protein sequence is MKLFVYGTLRKGGANHTFLDKAILLKENCWVYGELHDTKKGYPILKDHQNAIVWGEVYEVNQELLNHVDVLEGYSHTGSDNEYIRVIRQIYTEGYTLHAFVYIAGKTFHNCDQLIKSGNWFDVKPM, encoded by the coding sequence ATGAAATTATTTGTTTATGGAACGCTTCGAAAAGGAGGAGCTAACCATACATTTCTAGATAAAGCAATCTTACTCAAAGAAAATTGTTGGGTTTATGGTGAGCTCCATGACACGAAAAAGGGCTATCCTATTTTAAAAGACCACCAAAATGCAATTGTTTGGGGAGAAGTATATGAAGTAAATCAAGAGCTGCTGAACCATGTTGATGTACTAGAAGGTTATTCGCATACAGGAAGTGACAATGAGTATATAAGAGTGATTCGACAGATTTATACAGAAGGTTATACGTTACATGCTTTTGTTTATATTGCAGGAAAGACTTTTCATAATTGTGATCAATTAATTAAAAGTGGCAATTGGTTTGATGTTAAACCAATGTAA
- a CDS encoding spore germination protein: MSRRKKGFKFKQFFEPQPHDENKATPGIKEPITKKALLKRLDNIDDLVMKEVKVGGSFVTVIYLSALVESTILNDMVFNPLNQATSENPDEIFKNYTSLNDDELPKLIHDICSGYTCLMFEGSIIEINTFSASDRSITTPENETTVMGPQDAFVESVETNLSLIKKRIRSPQLKSKSMLLGTETKNNIIVLYMDNIANQENVDRILRRLENVEYEGFIGLPVLKQMLEDKPFSPFPQFGLTVRSDNVVGSLLNGKIIVMMNGSPEAAILPASFLEMFLSPEDYYNRWTTATLLRTLRLAGFFISILLTSTYVSVLTFHPEMLPPQLLRILAESRAQVPFPPVLEALIIEMVIEVLREAGARMPTKIGQTIGIVGGIVIGTAAVEAGLASNILIVLVAVTALLSFIPPSYLMSNAIRFVRYFYIIAAGAIGMYGQMIVFAWMFNHLLNMTSLGTPYFSPVIPRKPTDILNSIIRVPVKFFVARAGISRAKKDLVRPLDEE; encoded by the coding sequence ATGAGTCGGAGAAAGAAAGGATTTAAATTCAAACAGTTCTTTGAGCCTCAACCTCACGATGAGAACAAAGCCACTCCGGGCATTAAAGAACCCATAACGAAGAAAGCCCTTTTGAAACGTTTAGACAATATAGACGACCTTGTGATGAAGGAAGTAAAGGTCGGAGGCTCGTTCGTTACCGTTATTTACTTATCAGCACTCGTTGAATCAACCATACTAAATGACATGGTTTTTAACCCTCTTAATCAAGCTACTTCTGAAAACCCTGACGAGATATTTAAAAATTACACATCCCTTAATGACGATGAGCTTCCAAAGCTCATCCATGATATATGTAGTGGATATACTTGTTTAATGTTTGAAGGTTCTATCATTGAAATTAATACATTCAGTGCATCTGACAGATCCATTACTACACCTGAGAATGAAACAACGGTTATGGGTCCGCAAGATGCTTTTGTTGAGAGTGTAGAAACTAATTTATCATTAATTAAAAAACGGATTCGTTCACCACAATTGAAATCAAAATCAATGTTGCTTGGAACGGAAACGAAGAACAATATTATCGTTTTGTATATGGATAACATTGCAAACCAGGAAAATGTCGACCGAATTTTAAGAAGACTCGAAAATGTTGAGTACGAAGGCTTTATTGGCCTACCAGTCCTAAAACAAATGCTAGAGGACAAACCCTTTTCACCATTTCCACAATTTGGCCTAACGGTACGGAGTGATAATGTCGTTGGTTCATTGTTGAATGGAAAAATAATTGTCATGATGAATGGTAGTCCCGAAGCTGCGATTTTACCAGCTTCATTTTTAGAAATGTTTCTTTCTCCAGAGGATTATTATAATCGATGGACTACAGCGACTTTACTTAGGACATTAAGGTTAGCTGGCTTTTTTATTTCAATCCTGCTAACTTCAACATATGTGTCAGTTTTAACTTTCCATCCCGAAATGCTCCCACCACAATTGTTACGTATATTAGCAGAATCTAGAGCTCAGGTTCCATTTCCGCCTGTTTTAGAAGCTCTAATTATTGAAATGGTTATCGAAGTACTAAGAGAAGCGGGTGCAAGAATGCCGACTAAGATTGGTCAAACCATTGGTATTGTTGGTGGGATTGTCATTGGAACAGCGGCTGTTGAAGCGGGACTCGCTAGTAATATTTTAATTGTATTAGTTGCGGTAACAGCTTTGTTGTCGTTTATCCCACCGAGTTACTTAATGAGTAATGCAATACGCTTTGTTCGTTACTTTTATATTATTGCAGCAGGTGCAATTGGAATGTATGGTCAGATGATTGTGTTTGCTTGGATGTTTAATCATCTACTTAATATGACATCACTTGGCACACCATACTTCTCGCCAGTGATACCGAGGAAGCCAACCGATATCTTGAATTCTATTATACGTGTTCCGGTAAAATTCTTTGTCGCACGAGCGGGTATTTCAAGAGCGAAAAAAGATTTGGTCCGTCCTTTAGATGAGGAGTAA
- a CDS encoding MATE family efflux transporter, whose translation MKQKIQSEKLGNEPIPKLLKDLSIPAMIGMFVMALYNVVDTIFISYGVGIEGVAGVTIAFPIMMIMMAVSVAMGIGGASVISRRLGERREQEANHVFGNIISVIIIISLVGMIAAFTILDPMLRLFGATDAIIYHASAYMFPILLGTFFFSYAFATNNIVRSEGNAKFAMMTMIIPAVINIILDPIFIFWLNMGVQGAAIATVISQASVTIVILRYFLTGKSSLQVHVTDLKIKLKIVKEVIAVGLPAFAQQAAGSVMMVAINTMLVKFGGDFHVGVFGIIQRIIMFTVMPMMGVMQGMQPIVGYNYGAKNFARLHETVRLGLKVTVLISFFIFALVMLVPHWLMIIFTSDQVVIEEGAKFLRIMFSAVFLIGVQVIGSGLYQALGKSKQALILSLSRQFVFLIPLVLILPHYFGVYGVVLAFPISDFFAFLLAGALLYRDRETFFGSNNKDGNHPSVSATSNSS comes from the coding sequence ATGAAACAAAAAATACAAAGTGAAAAGCTTGGAAACGAACCAATCCCAAAATTATTAAAAGATTTATCAATTCCGGCGATGATTGGCATGTTTGTGATGGCTTTATATAATGTCGTAGATACGATTTTTATTTCATATGGAGTAGGGATAGAAGGTGTAGCAGGAGTTACGATTGCCTTTCCGATCATGATGATTATGATGGCCGTATCGGTAGCAATGGGAATTGGTGGTGCTTCGGTTATCTCAAGAAGGTTAGGAGAGAGGCGGGAACAAGAAGCAAACCATGTTTTTGGAAATATAATTTCTGTTATCATCATTATCAGTTTAGTTGGTATGATTGCAGCTTTTACGATTCTTGACCCGATGCTACGTTTATTTGGAGCTACAGATGCCATCATTTATCATGCATCAGCCTATATGTTTCCAATCTTACTTGGAACCTTTTTCTTTTCTTACGCATTTGCAACAAACAATATCGTTCGTTCTGAAGGAAATGCGAAGTTTGCGATGATGACAATGATTATTCCAGCTGTCATCAATATTATCCTGGATCCTATCTTTATTTTTTGGCTGAATATGGGCGTTCAAGGTGCAGCGATAGCGACGGTTATTTCACAGGCATCAGTCACAATAGTTATTCTAAGATATTTCTTAACAGGGAAGAGTTCCTTACAGGTCCATGTTACTGATTTAAAAATAAAACTGAAAATAGTAAAAGAAGTGATCGCTGTAGGATTACCTGCCTTTGCCCAACAAGCAGCGGGAAGTGTTATGATGGTCGCAATAAATACGATGCTTGTCAAATTCGGTGGAGATTTTCATGTTGGAGTATTTGGCATCATCCAACGGATTATCATGTTTACTGTGATGCCAATGATGGGTGTTATGCAGGGGATGCAGCCAATTGTTGGTTACAATTATGGGGCTAAAAATTTTGCGAGGTTACATGAAACGGTTCGGCTAGGCTTGAAAGTAACCGTCTTAATTTCCTTTTTTATTTTCGCGCTAGTTATGCTCGTTCCACATTGGTTAATGATAATTTTTACGTCTGACCAAGTGGTTATAGAAGAAGGGGCTAAGTTTCTTCGGATTATGTTTTCTGCTGTGTTTTTAATTGGAGTACAAGTAATTGGAAGTGGGTTATATCAAGCTTTAGGTAAATCGAAGCAAGCTCTAATCCTCTCCTTATCAAGACAATTTGTTTTCTTAATACCACTTGTATTAATCTTGCCGCACTATTTTGGGGTTTATGGCGTTGTACTTGCTTTTCCGATCTCTGATTTCTTTGCCTTTCTGCTCGCGGGAGCATTACTTTACCGAGATAGAGAGACTTTCTTTGGTAGCAACAACAAAGATGGTAATCATCCTTCTGTATCTGCAACATCAAATTCCTCATAA